In the genome of Anomalospiza imberbis isolate Cuckoo-Finch-1a 21T00152 chromosome 11, ASM3175350v1, whole genome shotgun sequence, one region contains:
- the BHLHE40 gene encoding class E basic helix-loop-helix protein 40, with amino-acid sequence MERIPSAQPPPGCLGKLPALESGDLPGLDFAHMYQVYKPRRGLKRSEDNKETYKLPHRLIEKKRRDRINECIAQLKDLLPEHLKLTTLGHLEKAVVLELTLKHVKALTNLIEQQQQKIIALQNGLQAGDLSSRNLDSSQEMFRSGFQMCAKEMLQYLAKHENGKELKSSQLVSHLHRMASEVLQGGAARKAGDIPPKMDLKEKPVPLGEGHGKNCVPVIQRTFAHSSGEQSGSDTDTDSGYGGELEKSDSKPEQPYFKKDTDLKYAVQERISSIKQETEDPPAKRSRLESPQDEGPFGSDMMGSSSSFLGPHAHQPPLCLPFYLIPPSATAYLPMLEKCWYPASVPVLYPSLPASAAALTGFMNPDKISPPLLMPQRLPSPVPAHSPIDSSALLQALKQIPPLNLETKD; translated from the exons aTGGAGCGCATCCCCAGCGCGCAGCCCCCGCCCGGCTGCCTGGGCAAGCTGCCCGCCCTGGAGAGCGGAGACCTGCCGGG GCTGGACTTCGCGCACATGTACCAGGTGTACAAGCCCCGGAGGGGCTTGAAGAGGAGCGAGGACAACAAG GAGACCTACAAGCTGCCGCACCGGCTGATCGAGAAGAAGAGGCGCGACAGGATCAACGAGTGCATCGCGCAGCTGAAGGACCTGCTGCCCGAGCACCTCAAGCTGACG ACTCTagggcacctggagaaggctgtGGTTCTGGAGCTCACCTTGAAGCACGTGAAGGCACTGACCAATCTCatcgagcagcagcagcagaagatcATCGCTTTGCAGAACGGTTTGCAGGCGG GTGACCTGTCATCGAGAAACCTCGATTCCAGCCAGGAAATGTTTCGATCCGGTTTCCAGATGTGTGCCAAGGAAATGCTGCAATACCTGGCAAAACACGAGAACGGCAAGGAGCTGAAGTCGTCGCAGCTGGTCAGCCACCTGCACCGGATGGCCAGCGAGGTGCTGCAGGGCGGGGCCGCCCGCAAGGCCGGGGACATCCCTCCCAAAATGGACTTGAAGGAGAAGCCGGTGCCCCTGGGCGAGGGCCACGGGAAGAACTGCGTGCCCGTGATCCAGCGGACATTCGCTCACTCCAGCGGGGAGCAGAGCGGCAGTGACACGGACACGGACAGCGGGTACGGGGGAGAGCTGGAGAAAAGTGACTCCAAACCAGAACAGCCCTATTTCAAAAAGGATACCGACCTCAAGTACGCTGTCCAGGAGAGAATAAGCTCTATTAAGCAAGAGACTGAGGACCCGCCGGCCAAAAGGAGCAGGCTGGAGTCGCCGCAGGACGAGGGCCCTTTTGGCAGTGACATGATGGgctcttccagcagcttccTGGGCCCCCACGCTCACCAGCCTCCCCTGTGCCTGCCTTTCTACCTGATCCCGCCGTCCGCCACCGCCTACCTGCCCATGCTGGAGAAGTGCTGGTACCCGGCCTCGGTTCCCGTGCTGTACCCCAGCCTGCCGGCCTCTGCCGCAGCACTGACGGGCTTCATGAACCCCGACAAAATCTCCCCCCCTCTGCTGATGCCTCAGAGACTCCCTTCTCCTGTACCGGCCCATTCCCCCATCGACTCCTCAGCTCTGCTTCAAGCTTTGAAGCAGATTCCTCCTTTGAACTTGGAAACCAAAGACTGA